In Streptomyces sp. NBC_00306, a single genomic region encodes these proteins:
- a CDS encoding NADAR family protein — translation MGMDELIRQVSSGRHVKYLHFWGHAPRKDGRIGPSCLSQWWEAPFEVDGVRYATAEHWMMAHKARLFGDAEAERKALDATNPGAAKRAGREVRGFDDRLWKRERFAIVRSGSVHKFAQHAALREFLLATGDRVLVEASPLDRIWGIGLAADDERAQDPTRWRGQNLLGFALMEAREELRTAGEQGT, via the coding sequence ATGGGGATGGATGAGCTGATCCGGCAGGTCAGCAGCGGTCGACATGTCAAGTATCTGCACTTCTGGGGGCACGCACCGCGCAAGGACGGTCGCATAGGTCCGAGCTGCCTCAGCCAGTGGTGGGAGGCGCCCTTCGAGGTGGACGGCGTGCGGTACGCGACGGCCGAGCACTGGATGATGGCCCACAAGGCACGGCTGTTCGGCGACGCGGAGGCGGAGCGGAAGGCGCTCGACGCGACGAACCCGGGGGCGGCGAAGCGGGCCGGGCGCGAGGTGCGCGGTTTCGACGACAGGCTCTGGAAGCGGGAGCGGTTCGCGATCGTCCGCTCGGGCAGCGTGCACAAGTTCGCCCAGCATGCGGCGCTGCGGGAGTTCCTGCTGGCCACGGGAGACCGGGTGCTCGTCGAGGCCAGCCCGCTGGACCGGATCTGGGGTATCGGGCTGGCCGCGGACGACGAGCGGGCGCAGGACCCCACGCGCTGGCGCGGGCAGAACCTGCTGGGATTCGCGCTGATGGAGGCGCGCGAGGAGCTGCGGACTGCCGGGGAGCAGGGCACCTAG